A window from Streptomyces sp. NBC_00299 encodes these proteins:
- a CDS encoding DUF4142 domain-containing protein: MPISRRMVGTVFVGGALVLTLSALAYPAMLGVETTSANQDRVIANTQYGPLTEADRDFVVKVRAAGLWEHPLGMMAMQRGTTPEMKEAGEHLVVGHARLDLACRKLASELNITLPNQASPQQQQFVATVDSKTGKEFDATGVAIMRVTHGQIFPAIAKIRGTTQNSLVRQLADLANDTVLDHMTVLEKTGMVNFDANNFQQTSPPKLPKDQMTPPAPQPGSPVLTLAIPKGLEDLNTASPSALPSADVK; this comes from the coding sequence GCGCCCTCGTCCTGACCCTCTCCGCCCTTGCCTACCCGGCCATGCTGGGCGTGGAGACCACCTCCGCCAACCAGGACCGAGTCATCGCCAACACGCAGTACGGTCCGCTGACCGAGGCCGACCGGGACTTTGTGGTCAAGGTCCGCGCGGCAGGCCTGTGGGAGCACCCGCTGGGCATGATGGCGATGCAGCGGGGCACGACCCCGGAGATGAAGGAGGCCGGCGAGCACCTGGTCGTCGGACACGCCCGCCTCGACCTCGCCTGCCGCAAGCTCGCGTCCGAGCTGAACATCACGCTGCCCAACCAGGCCAGCCCGCAGCAGCAGCAGTTCGTGGCGACGGTGGATTCCAAGACGGGCAAGGAGTTCGACGCCACGGGTGTCGCGATCATGCGGGTGACGCACGGGCAGATCTTCCCGGCGATCGCGAAGATCCGGGGCACCACGCAAAACAGCCTGGTCCGTCAGCTGGCCGACCTGGCGAACGACACCGTGCTCGACCACATGACGGTGTTGGAGAAGACGGGGATGGTCAACTTCGACGCCAACAACTTCCAGCAGACCTCGCCGCCGAAGCTCCCGAAGGACCAGATGACGCCGCCCGCGCCCCAGCCGGGCTCGCCGGTCCTCACGCTGGCGATCCCGAAGGGCCTGGAGGACCTGAACACCGCGTCCCCGTCGGCGCTGCCGAGCGCGGACGTCAAGTAG
- a CDS encoding Rv1733c family protein, whose product MAASGCSTVRLWRWRRSPLRRRSDVIEAWVVLCGWVFALVAALFAGIAAADAVVASAEQQRAESRRVTAVLVMDAEDPGASRVTTDHLVWTTVRWTDTDGTTHTDEARVPPKMHAGSKVEVWTDRNGVIANEPLSESEMQLHSVAGGILAGAASAGIVLGSAWVVRLGLERRRLDEWGAEWERLDTPWGRKTG is encoded by the coding sequence GTGGCTGCGTCCGGATGTTCCACGGTGCGGCTGTGGCGGTGGCGGCGCAGCCCGCTGAGGCGGCGCAGCGACGTCATCGAGGCCTGGGTCGTGCTGTGCGGGTGGGTGTTCGCGCTGGTCGCTGCCCTGTTCGCGGGCATCGCCGCGGCGGACGCGGTGGTGGCCTCGGCGGAGCAGCAACGGGCCGAGAGCCGCAGGGTGACGGCCGTACTCGTGATGGATGCGGAGGATCCGGGGGCTTCCCGGGTCACCACCGACCATCTCGTGTGGACCACCGTCCGCTGGACCGATACGGACGGCACGACCCACACCGATGAGGCACGGGTACCGCCCAAGATGCACGCGGGCAGCAAGGTCGAGGTGTGGACCGACCGCAACGGCGTCATCGCCAACGAACCGCTGTCCGAGAGCGAGATGCAGCTGCACTCGGTCGCCGGCGGCATCCTGGCCGGGGCGGCCAGCGCCGGCATCGTGCTGGGGTCGGCCTGGGTGGTACGGCTGGGGCTGGAGCGGCGTCGGCTGGACGAGTGGGGTGCGGAGTGGGAGCGGCTGGACACGCCGTGGGGGCGGAAGACGGGCTGA